The sequence below is a genomic window from Geothermobacter hydrogeniphilus.
CGACAAGGGCGTGGGGGATGACGGCGCGCTGCTGATGAAAACCATCATCGACCGGCTCTCGAAACTGACCGGCGGCCGCGACCTGATCGTCTCCGACGTCGGCCAGCACCAGATGATGGCGGCCCGCTTCTACAACTACCAGACCCCCAACAGCTGGTTCGCCTCCGGCGGCGCCGGCACCATGGGCTGCTCGCTGCCAATGGCGATCGGTGTCAAACTGGCGCGGCCCGAAGAACGGGTCTGGTCGATCAACGGCGACGGCGGATTCCAGATGAACATGCAGGAACTCGGCACCATCATGGAACAGGGAACCGACCTCAAGATCATGATTCTCAACAACGGCTACCTCGGCATGGTGCGCCAGTGGCAGACCCTGTTCTTCGACGGCCGCTATGCCGGCACACCGATGCAGAGCCCCGATTTCGGTCAGGTGGCTTCCGCCTACGGCATCCCCTACCGCAAGGTGACCGAACTCGCCGAGATCGAACCGGCGATCCAGGAGGCGATCGACCACCCGGGAGCGATCATGCTCGAATTCGTCTGCGATCCGAGCGAGGTGATCCTGCCGATGATCCCCGCCGGCGGCGGCTTCGACGACATGATCATCAAACGCCCGAAGGCGAAGAAGAAAAAGGACTGAGGACAAGACCGGAATCAAAGTCTTTAACGCAGAGGCGGAGAGGAGCAGAGGTGGAGAGAAAACCCGGTTTCAGGGGGACCTCAATCCAAACAAGATTTTGGTTTTCTCTGCGCCCTCTCCCTCTCTGCGGCTCTGCGTTGAAGAGGTTTTCCTGGTGCCCTGATGGCCAATGATATTGTTTTCCAGATGATGAACGGAGAATACCCCCATGAAACGACGCGCGATTCTCGCCTTCATGCTCGACCGTCCCGGCGTGCTGCAGAAAGTCTCGATGCTGATCCGCAAGAAGATGTACAACGTCGACACCCTGACGGTCTGCAACTCCCGCAAGAAAGGCATCAGCCGCATGACCATCACCCTGCGGGAAGATGACGAAGAGAAGGTGCAGCAGATCCTCTCCCAGCTGGAAAAATTTACCGAGGTGGTGTCGGTCAAGGAGCTCGATACCGACCACAGCTATTGGCGGGAAGCGGCGATCATCAAGGTCGAAGCTGATGACGAACATCTTGAATCCTTCCGCAAGGACTACACCTTCGAGATCCTCGACCACAAGAGCAACGAAATCCACATCATCCAGATTGCCGGCTCGACCCGCCGTATCGACGCTTTCGTCAAGGATCTGGGGGAGGAACACATCATCGAAATCGCCCGCACCGGGGTCACGGCGCTGGAGAAATAATAAAACCTGGCGGCCTCAACGAATTAATTAAAGGTCCAACATGAAGAAACGCAGCAGCGAGATCACCGGCACCCCCGGCGGGGCCGACTGGGCGGAGCGGACCGCGGCGCGCAGCATGCTGCGGGCGGTACGTTTTTCCGACGAGGACTTCGAGAAACCGATTATTGCCCTGGCCGTCCCCCATACCAACGGCACCCCCTGCAATGATCATCTCCGCGACCTCGGCGACATTCTGCAGCGTGAAATCGAGGCAGCAGGCGGCAAGGCGATCGTCTTCGGCACCCCGGTGATCTCCGACGGCATCTCCATGGGCAGCGAAGCGATGAAATATTCGCTGGTCAGCCGCGAGGTGATCGCCGACGCCATCGAACTGATGACCGAGGGCTACCGGGTCGACGGCGTGCTGACCCTCTCCGGCTGCGACAAGACCATTCCGGCCGCGCTGATGCCGATCGCCCGCAACGACCTGATCGGCCTGACCCTCTACGGCGGCAGCATCCTCCCCGGCCTGTATGGCGGCGAGGAGCTCAACATCGTCAGCAGCTTCGAGGCCATCGGCGCCCACGCGGCGGGAAAAATCGACGACTGCCGGC
It includes:
- the ilvN gene encoding acetolactate synthase small subunit — translated: MKRRAILAFMLDRPGVLQKVSMLIRKKMYNVDTLTVCNSRKKGISRMTITLREDDEEKVQQILSQLEKFTEVVSVKELDTDHSYWREAAIIKVEADDEHLESFRKDYTFEILDHKSNEIHIIQIAGSTRRIDAFVKDLGEEHIIEIARTGVTALEK